A genomic segment from Leptolyngbya boryana PCC 6306 encodes:
- a CDS encoding FAD-binding oxidoreductase → MQAVLQTLGSISEIRSWQDLTECQQTQLSRSLVHPDRIYWVSPATIEELGAIVACAYQHQWRILPCGHATKLHWGGVIDEVTLVVSTEKLDRLVEHAEGDLTVTTEVGISFAQLQAIVGKVGQFCAIDPQFRDRATLGGIIATADTGSLRHRYNSVRDMLLGITFVRYDGEIVKAGGRVVKNVAGYDLMKLLTGSYGTLGILAQATLRVYPIPANTRSILVYGDSDSLAQAAQTLLSSALTPTSVDLLSHSLTEKSAVGLLVRFQSIPESVNLQIERLTEVATALGLSVSDADLWQTFHDHMDVSDQRNTIVCKIGVRPSSAVTVLDQLASILPAAEVVIHAGSGIGQLSVTDARSTQILQARSICAASGGYLSVLQGSIAFKQQLDVWGYSGNALNVMQRVKAQFDPQTLFSPHRFVGGI, encoded by the coding sequence ATGCAAGCAGTTCTTCAAACACTCGGCTCTATTTCAGAAATTCGGTCTTGGCAAGATTTGACCGAATGTCAGCAGACACAACTCTCGCGATCGCTGGTTCATCCAGATCGGATTTATTGGGTTTCTCCCGCGACAATCGAGGAATTGGGCGCGATTGTCGCCTGTGCCTATCAACATCAATGGCGAATTTTACCCTGTGGTCATGCGACCAAGTTGCATTGGGGCGGAGTGATCGATGAAGTGACCCTAGTTGTAAGTACCGAAAAGCTCGATCGCTTAGTCGAACATGCAGAAGGCGACCTGACGGTGACGACTGAAGTTGGAATTTCGTTTGCGCAATTGCAAGCGATCGTGGGAAAAGTCGGTCAATTTTGTGCGATCGATCCGCAATTTCGCGATCGGGCAACGCTCGGCGGAATTATTGCAACCGCAGATACTGGATCGCTCAGACATCGCTACAACAGCGTGCGCGACATGCTACTGGGCATTACATTTGTTCGCTACGATGGCGAAATTGTCAAAGCAGGCGGACGAGTCGTGAAAAATGTGGCAGGTTACGATCTGATGAAGCTCCTCACCGGGTCGTATGGCACGCTCGGAATTCTGGCGCAGGCGACGTTGCGAGTTTATCCCATCCCAGCAAATACCCGGTCAATTCTGGTTTATGGCGATTCAGATTCACTGGCACAAGCGGCTCAAACGCTGTTAAGTTCAGCGTTGACTCCGACCAGTGTTGATCTGCTCTCACACTCGCTCACAGAGAAATCTGCGGTGGGCTTACTCGTTCGGTTTCAGAGCATTCCTGAAAGCGTGAATTTACAGATTGAGCGGCTCACAGAAGTCGCAACTGCCCTAGGCTTATCCGTTTCAGATGCAGATCTATGGCAGACATTTCATGATCATATGGATGTCTCTGACCAAAGGAACACAATTGTTTGCAAAATAGGAGTTAGACCGTCGAGCGCAGTGACGGTTTTGGATCAACTCGCATCAATCTTGCCAGCTGCGGAAGTGGTGATTCATGCCGGAAGCGGCATTGGGCAGTTGAGTGTCACCGATGCGCGCTCTACGCAAATTCTCCAAGCGCGATCGATTTGTGCTGCGAGTGGAGGATATCTGTCTGTGTTGCAAGGCTCGATCGCGTTTAAGCAACAGCTTGATGTTTGGGGTTATTCTGGCAATGCTCTGAACGTGATGCAGCGCGTCAAAGCTCAATTTGATCCGCAAACCCTGTTTAGTCCTCATCGTTTTGTCGGCGGAATTTAA
- the glcF gene encoding glycolate oxidase subunit GlcF, with product MQTSNPAKNSGGFDAQNPPDPKLIDSCVHCGFCLSTCPSYRVIGKEMDSPRGRIYLMDGINEGEIPLNPATIQHFDSCLGCLACVTTCPSGVQYDQLIAATRPQVERQDARSLPQKLLRQFIFSVFPYPNRMRALLRPLGIYQKSGLQKIVRSMGFLSAIAPQLSAMEAILPDIPAKAFTDTIPALIPAQGEKRYRVGMLLGCVQRLFNPEVNDATVRVLTANGCEVLVPQTQGCCGALSHHQGQEEQAKHFARQMIDTFANTEVDAVLVNASGCGHTLKEYGHILQDDPNYAEPAKAFVKKVKDVQEFLAEVGLTAKLSPLQAQPLTLVYQDACHMLHGQKISVQPRQLLRKIPGVQLREPIDAALCCGSAGIYNILQPEVANELGQQKVENLTNTGASVIASANIGCYVQISRHLKLQGKAVPVLHPMQLLDYSIRGIQL from the coding sequence ATGCAAACTTCTAATCCAGCTAAAAATTCTGGCGGCTTCGATGCCCAAAATCCTCCTGATCCGAAGCTGATCGATTCTTGTGTGCATTGTGGCTTTTGTCTATCAACCTGCCCCAGTTACCGGGTCATCGGTAAAGAAATGGATTCGCCCAGAGGACGAATTTATTTGATGGATGGGATCAACGAAGGTGAGATTCCACTGAACCCCGCAACGATTCAGCATTTTGATTCGTGTTTGGGCTGTTTGGCTTGCGTCACGACTTGTCCGTCGGGGGTGCAATATGACCAGCTCATTGCCGCGACTCGTCCGCAGGTGGAGCGACAAGATGCGCGATCGCTGCCGCAAAAGCTGTTACGCCAATTTATTTTCTCGGTCTTTCCTTATCCGAATCGGATGCGGGCGTTGCTGCGACCGTTGGGCATTTATCAGAAGTCGGGATTACAAAAAATCGTTAGATCGATGGGATTTTTGAGCGCGATCGCGCCTCAACTGTCTGCGATGGAAGCCATTCTGCCAGATATTCCAGCGAAAGCGTTTACCGATACCATTCCGGCTCTCATTCCTGCCCAAGGCGAAAAACGCTATCGAGTCGGAATGCTGCTCGGCTGTGTGCAGAGATTATTTAATCCAGAGGTCAACGATGCGACTGTGCGGGTTTTAACCGCAAACGGCTGTGAAGTCCTTGTGCCCCAAACTCAAGGCTGTTGTGGCGCGCTGTCTCATCACCAAGGGCAAGAAGAACAGGCGAAACACTTTGCCCGCCAGATGATTGATACCTTTGCCAACACTGAGGTTGATGCCGTTTTGGTCAATGCCTCCGGGTGCGGTCATACGCTGAAAGAATATGGTCACATTCTGCAAGACGATCCGAATTATGCAGAGCCAGCAAAGGCCTTTGTTAAAAAGGTGAAAGATGTGCAAGAATTTCTTGCCGAAGTCGGCTTAACGGCAAAGCTTTCTCCCCTACAAGCACAGCCGCTAACTCTGGTTTATCAGGATGCTTGCCACATGCTGCACGGTCAAAAGATCAGCGTTCAACCTCGACAACTGCTCAGAAAAATTCCGGGCGTACAATTGCGTGAACCCATCGATGCTGCACTCTGCTGTGGAAGTGCTGGCATCTACAATATTCTTCAGCCAGAAGTGGCGAATGAGTTAGGGCAGCAAAAGGTTGAGAATTTAACGAATACAGGTGCGAGTGTCATCGCATCGGCAAATATTGGCTGTTATGTGCAAATTTCTCGACATTTGAAACTGCAGGGCAAAGCAGTTCCGGTGCTGCATCCGATGCAATTGTTAGATTATTCAATTCGCGGCATTCAGCTATAA
- a CDS encoding Crp/Fnr family transcriptional regulator encodes MEDRFTTLRDTTINASIRSAPFFEGLPESAIEKAIAHVVMRNHPANQVILLENDWGSSVYFILSGWVKIRTYNLDGKEVTLNILGKGELFGEMAPLDEVPRSTDVITLAPTVIGNMPAQDFVQLLGSEPEAGIRLAQLMARRLRQVNRRLRLRESDSTSRVADILLFLADGQGKRSPSGTEIPNLPHRELSSLSGLARETVTRVLSKLEKKGLIVRDRDVLCIPDAHALERLMI; translated from the coding sequence ATGGAAGACCGATTCACAACTCTCCGCGACACGACGATTAACGCTTCGATCCGTTCAGCCCCGTTCTTTGAGGGGTTGCCTGAAAGTGCGATCGAAAAAGCGATCGCCCATGTCGTCATGCGAAACCATCCTGCGAATCAAGTGATCCTGCTAGAGAATGATTGGGGTAGCTCGGTCTACTTCATTCTCAGCGGTTGGGTGAAGATTCGCACCTATAACCTAGATGGCAAAGAAGTCACCCTGAATATTTTGGGCAAAGGTGAGCTATTTGGCGAAATGGCTCCGCTCGATGAAGTTCCGCGATCGACCGATGTGATTACGCTGGCTCCCACCGTGATTGGCAATATGCCCGCTCAAGATTTTGTGCAATTGTTAGGGTCTGAGCCAGAAGCCGGAATTCGGTTGGCGCAATTAATGGCGCGACGGTTGCGCCAAGTGAATCGACGCTTGAGATTGCGCGAGTCGGATAGTACATCGCGGGTCGCGGACATTCTGTTGTTCTTAGCGGATGGTCAAGGGAAGCGCAGTCCATCTGGAACAGAGATTCCAAACTTACCGCATCGAGAACTCAGTAGTTTGAGTGGATTAGCACGCGAGACAGTAACGCGAGTGTTGAGCAAGTTAGAGAAAAAAGGACTGATCGTGCGAGATCGAGATGTGCTGTGCATTCCCGATGCTCATGCTCTAGAACGGCTCATGATTTAG
- a CDS encoding sugar transferase, protein MNIVTDEFSESYYLAISVMTFTELPPSHFPASRLNSQEGASARHALRLSPEVRLPHASVQSKLKRTIDILGAAVGLLITGLILIPIAIAIQIDNPGKVFYSQIRCGVNGRPFRIWKFRSMVTNAENLKHLVQNEAKGNIFKSKDDPRITRVGKFLRRTSLDEFPQFWNVLRGEMSLVGTRPPTVDEVKAYEAHHWKRLRVKPGITGEWQANGRSNVSDFESIVEMDLEYQRKWSVLYDLQLIFKTVAVVLKKDGAC, encoded by the coding sequence ATGAATATAGTGACAGATGAGTTCTCCGAATCCTACTACCTGGCTATCTCCGTGATGACGTTTACTGAACTTCCTCCCTCCCACTTTCCTGCTTCTCGTCTCAATTCTCAAGAAGGTGCCTCAGCGCGCCATGCCCTCCGCCTAAGTCCTGAAGTCCGTCTACCTCATGCTTCAGTGCAGAGTAAACTCAAGCGTACGATCGACATCTTAGGCGCTGCGGTTGGCTTGTTAATCACAGGCTTGATTTTGATTCCGATTGCGATCGCGATCCAAATTGATAATCCGGGCAAAGTCTTCTACAGCCAAATTCGTTGCGGTGTAAATGGTCGTCCGTTCCGTATCTGGAAGTTTCGCTCGATGGTGACGAATGCCGAGAATTTGAAGCATCTGGTTCAGAATGAGGCGAAGGGCAATATCTTCAAGAGCAAAGACGATCCGAGAATTACTCGGGTAGGTAAGTTTTTACGTCGCACTAGCTTAGATGAGTTTCCGCAATTCTGGAATGTGTTGCGAGGTGAAATGAGTCTGGTTGGAACCCGTCCGCCGACCGTTGACGAAGTGAAAGCCTATGAAGCACATCACTGGAAACGCTTGAGAGTGAAACCCGGCATTACGGGAGAATGGCAGGCAAACGGGCGCTCTAATGTCAGCGATTTTGAAAGCATCGTCGAAATGGATTTGGAATATCAGCGCAAATGGTCAGTACTCTACGATTTGCAATTAATTTTCAAGACGGTTGCAGTTGTCCTCAAGAAGGATGGTGCTTGTTAA
- the pgsA gene encoding CDP-diacylglycerol--glycerol-3-phosphate 3-phosphatidyltransferase, whose protein sequence is MNLPTWITVSRLLGVPILLYGLQSPTIETRWIMVGVFLIAAGTDWVDGYLARKLNQVTDLGKFLDPLVDKLLVLAPLLSLVELQQIPAWGVFMILARELTIAGWRVDPNLQKSVQGANFWGKLKTVSQIAAIALLIAPLPQQWQLLSVSLFWVSVALTWISGAIYLFPPKTT, encoded by the coding sequence ATGAATCTGCCAACTTGGATTACAGTGTCGCGCCTGCTCGGTGTGCCGATTTTGCTCTATGGCTTGCAGTCTCCGACGATCGAGACTCGCTGGATAATGGTCGGGGTTTTTCTCATTGCTGCTGGAACCGATTGGGTCGATGGCTATCTGGCACGAAAGCTCAATCAAGTGACGGATTTAGGTAAATTTCTTGATCCATTGGTGGATAAACTCTTGGTGCTGGCTCCTTTACTCTCGTTGGTAGAATTGCAGCAGATTCCGGCTTGGGGAGTGTTTATGATTTTGGCGCGGGAATTGACGATCGCAGGATGGCGCGTTGATCCGAATCTGCAAAAATCGGTGCAAGGAGCAAATTTCTGGGGCAAGCTCAAAACGGTGAGTCAGATTGCTGCGATCGCGCTGCTGATCGCCCCATTACCGCAGCAATGGCAACTCTTATCCGTAAGTCTGTTTTGGGTTTCGGTTGCGTTGACCTGGATCTCAGGTGCGATCTATTTATTTCCTCCGAAGACTACTTAG
- a CDS encoding ChaN family lipoprotein, with amino-acid sequence MMRAVCLRSLMARNFFTTGCALSLSLLVLWIAPACAQPISTEVSVSTPTQSQLDPQTVIQQLAKSRVIYLGETHDSKEDHQAQIELLKALHQQNPKLAIGLEMFQRPFQSGLDRYLAGAITEEALRESTEYDQRWGFPWEFYAPIVAFAKENQLPIVALNAPTEVTRKVSRQGLNSLTPEDQRYIAPIAEIRLEPTRYRDRLRTIFDSFHSRKGNNRGFERFFEAQVLWDETMADAIAQFLKKNPDRQMVILAGQGHVVYGDGIPSRVARRLPKIKQSTILLNPPVEFLQEKEIADYFWKNRTK; translated from the coding sequence ATGATGAGAGCAGTTTGTCTACGATCGCTCATGGCAAGAAATTTTTTCACAACTGGGTGCGCTTTATCCCTAAGTTTGCTAGTTCTCTGGATTGCACCTGCTTGTGCTCAACCCATTTCTACTGAGGTTTCCGTTAGTACCCCAACTCAATCACAGCTTGACCCTCAAACCGTGATCCAGCAACTCGCCAAGTCGAGAGTGATATATCTAGGCGAAACTCATGACAGCAAGGAAGATCACCAAGCTCAAATAGAATTGCTGAAAGCTTTACATCAGCAGAATCCTAAGTTAGCGATCGGTCTCGAAATGTTTCAACGCCCATTTCAATCAGGCTTAGATCGCTATCTTGCAGGAGCGATAACCGAGGAAGCGCTGCGAGAATCCACCGAATACGATCAGCGATGGGGGTTCCCCTGGGAGTTTTATGCGCCGATCGTTGCCTTCGCCAAAGAAAACCAGCTCCCGATCGTGGCTTTGAATGCGCCGACTGAAGTGACTCGCAAAGTTTCGCGTCAAGGGCTGAACAGTCTGACACCTGAAGATCAGCGCTACATTGCCCCCATTGCTGAAATTCGCCTTGAGCCAACTCGATATCGCGATCGCCTCCGCACAATATTCGATAGCTTTCACAGTCGAAAAGGCAACAATCGCGGATTTGAACGATTTTTTGAAGCTCAAGTTTTATGGGACGAAACGATGGCAGACGCGATCGCGCAATTTTTGAAAAAAAATCCCGATCGACAAATGGTCATCCTCGCGGGTCAAGGGCATGTTGTTTATGGCGATGGAATTCCTAGTCGAGTCGCACGTCGTCTGCCCAAAATCAAGCAATCTACGATCTTGCTCAATCCTCCGGTCGAATTTTTGCAAGAAAAAGAGATCGCAGATTATTTCTGGAAGAATCGCACTAAGTAG
- a CDS encoding homoserine dehydrogenase: MAFKVGLLGLGTVGLGTVEILGDPAQRHPLVQELVIHKVGVRSLDKPRDPRIPKEILTTDLESIVTDPDIDIVIEVMGGLEPARSLMLKAIQHKKHVVTANKAAIAKFGDEIFTAATEAGVHVLLEAAVGGGIPVIAPIKQSLCSNRIRTVTGIINGTTNYILTRMQLEGGDFAEILADAQKLGYAEADPTADVDGLDAADKIAILASLAFGGRIKLPEVYCEGIRHVSAIEIGYAEKLGFVIKLLAIAKRKASEEELEVRVHPTLVPKAHPLASVNDVYNAILIEGDPVGQVMFFGRGAGAGPTASAVVADVLNIAALLKTDLSELAGQPPILDPLIACAHQHYCAIAPMSDLYTRFYARFLTRDYPGVIGKIGTCFGDHEVSLESVVQAGFRDGAAEIVVVTHEVQEGNFRNALKEIEEMKEIEKVASVLRVL; the protein is encoded by the coding sequence GTGGCGTTTAAAGTCGGTTTATTAGGATTGGGAACAGTCGGACTTGGAACAGTCGAAATTCTGGGCGATCCGGCTCAGCGTCACCCTTTAGTACAAGAATTAGTCATTCATAAAGTGGGCGTGCGATCGCTCGATAAGCCTCGTGATCCTCGGATTCCTAAAGAAATTCTCACAACGGATTTAGAGTCGATCGTCACTGATCCAGACATTGATATTGTGATCGAAGTGATGGGTGGGTTGGAGCCTGCTCGATCGTTAATGCTGAAAGCGATTCAGCATAAAAAGCATGTTGTGACGGCAAACAAAGCCGCGATCGCAAAATTTGGCGATGAGATTTTTACAGCAGCGACCGAAGCAGGAGTGCATGTCTTGTTAGAAGCCGCAGTTGGGGGCGGAATTCCTGTGATTGCTCCGATTAAACAGTCGCTTTGCTCGAATCGGATTCGCACGGTCACAGGCATCATCAATGGAACCACGAACTATATTCTGACGCGGATGCAGCTTGAGGGGGGTGATTTTGCTGAAATTCTCGCGGATGCCCAAAAGCTTGGATATGCTGAGGCTGATCCAACTGCCGATGTCGATGGATTAGATGCAGCGGATAAGATTGCGATTTTGGCATCTTTGGCGTTTGGCGGACGGATCAAATTGCCAGAGGTCTATTGTGAAGGGATTCGCCATGTGAGCGCGATCGAGATTGGCTATGCCGAGAAGTTAGGGTTTGTGATTAAACTGTTGGCGATCGCGAAACGGAAAGCGAGTGAAGAAGAGCTTGAGGTGAGAGTTCATCCAACGTTAGTTCCAAAAGCTCACCCCTTGGCAAGTGTAAATGATGTATATAACGCAATCTTGATCGAAGGCGATCCGGTTGGACAGGTGATGTTTTTCGGGCGGGGTGCGGGCGCAGGACCGACAGCAAGTGCTGTGGTTGCAGATGTCTTGAACATTGCTGCCTTGTTGAAGACTGATCTATCAGAGCTAGCAGGTCAGCCTCCCATTCTTGATCCTTTAATCGCTTGTGCGCATCAGCATTACTGTGCGATCGCACCCATGTCAGATCTTTATACGCGCTTTTATGCTCGTTTTCTAACTCGGGATTATCCAGGGGTAATTGGAAAGATTGGCACTTGCTTCGGCGATCACGAAGTCAGCCTGGAATCTGTGGTGCAAGCAGGCTTCCGAGATGGAGCCGCCGAAATTGTAGTTGTAACGCATGAAGTTCAAGAAGGAAATTTCCGCAATGCGCTGAAAGAGATTGAGGAGATGAAGGAGATCGAAAAAGTCGCTAGTGTTCTACGTGTTCTTTAG
- a CDS encoding integron integrase: protein MELGFALMEPRPRKLLEQVSDLLRVKHYSYRTEQTYIQWIRRYILFHNKTHPKDMGSPEIEAFLTHLAVQEQVAASTQNQALSAILFLYREVLRQELDASIDAVRAKQPRYLPTVLTKEEVRAVISNLSGVYQLVVQVLYGSGVRLNEGLNIRIKDLDFAQQQIIVRTPKGVESRVTMLPASLNEPLREHLQRVRRLHQQDIAQGYGAVHLPYALARKYPNAERSWVWQFVFPSDRRCRDPRTSQINRYHLHESGVQKALKQAVFAARIQKRVGCHTFRHSFATHLLEAGYDIRTVQELLGHKDVKTTMIYTHVLNRGGKGVRSPLDS from the coding sequence ATGGAGTTAGGATTTGCCCTGATGGAGCCACGACCCAGAAAACTGCTCGAACAAGTCTCTGACCTGTTGCGGGTGAAGCATTATTCATATCGCACTGAACAAACTTACATTCAATGGATTCGGCGCTACATCCTATTTCATAACAAGACTCATCCCAAAGATATGGGAAGTCCAGAAATTGAAGCATTTTTAACGCATCTTGCAGTACAGGAACAGGTAGCAGCTTCTACTCAAAATCAAGCTCTCAGCGCCATTTTGTTTCTCTACCGCGAGGTGTTACGCCAAGAATTAGATGCTTCCATTGATGCCGTTCGAGCTAAGCAACCGCGTTACTTGCCGACCGTGCTGACCAAGGAGGAAGTCAGGGCTGTGATTAGCAATTTGTCTGGCGTGTATCAGCTTGTGGTGCAGGTTCTCTATGGCAGTGGGGTGCGGTTAAATGAAGGGTTAAACATCCGGATCAAAGATCTCGACTTCGCTCAACAGCAAATTATCGTTCGCACTCCAAAAGGTGTTGAGAGCCGAGTCACGATGTTGCCCGCTAGCTTGAATGAACCCCTGAGAGAGCATCTACAACGGGTACGTCGATTGCACCAGCAAGACATAGCACAAGGTTATGGGGCTGTGCATTTACCCTATGCGTTAGCCCGGAAGTATCCCAATGCGGAACGATCGTGGGTGTGGCAGTTTGTTTTTCCATCAGATCGTCGCTGTCGTGATCCTCGAACCTCGCAAATCAATCGCTACCATCTGCATGAAAGCGGAGTGCAAAAAGCCCTCAAGCAAGCAGTGTTTGCTGCAAGAATTCAGAAACGAGTCGGCTGTCATACCTTTCGCCATAGTTTTGCAACTCATTTACTGGAAGCGGGATACGATATCCGCACGGTGCAAGAATTACTAGGGCACAAGGATGTGAAGACGACGATGATTTACACTCACGTTCTTAATCGGGGTGGAAAAGGGGTGCGAAGTCCACTTGATTCTTAG
- a CDS encoding glycoside hydrolase family 65 protein, whose translation MPTVSMSQLNTAQFDHVTSDTESWNILETALNPEKLHAQETVFTIGNGYLGTRGSFEEGFPGDQSATLIHGMFDNAPIVQTELVNCPNWLPLVIKLDGEKFQLDHGAILNYERRLNLKAGLLTRTVQWRSPSGHHFAFRFERFCSLSDRHVMAMRVQVTSIDFSGSVEIEAGFEAHPTTVTIPHWMTLKTGSLNNLMWLSTQTLHTGLQLGLAAKLTVTKADETIPVRDHANTLMAATTIAPNQTVIAEKVVSIYTSRDIEFPLTVALRRLAKSPSYQTLFAAHLLAWGITWQNSDVVIEGDLTAQISIRYNLFQLMIAAPRHDNRVSIPAKTLSGFAYRGHVFWDTEIFIVPFFALTQPAIAENLLTYRYNTLAGARRKAREAGYQGAMYAWESAATGDEVTPRWVPGAKGELIRIWCGDIEHHITADVAYAVWQYWQITGDHDWMRNCGAEILIETAKFWASAVKWTGRRYELLDVIGPDENHEHCNNNAFTNAMAQFNLRSARIVWDWLAKSYPETALRLRQKLNLTLEELKTWGTIAQSLTIYPDPETKLIEQFDGFFDLIDVNLQEYEPRSQSMQALLGIEPTNQRQILKQPDVLMMLYLLRQQFDHETLQANWNYYVPRTDHTYGSSLGPAVHAILACGLSYVDEAYQHFMRAALVDLEDVRGNASEGIHAASAGGLWQSIVFGFAGIRLTDLGPVACPSLPAHWTRLKFRLCWQDQWYEFDLSQTGVLCEAVEQSMQSHFAST comes from the coding sequence ATGCCTACGGTTTCAATGTCGCAATTGAATACAGCTCAGTTTGATCACGTCACTTCAGATACAGAGAGTTGGAACATTCTCGAAACAGCGCTCAATCCTGAAAAACTTCATGCTCAGGAAACTGTCTTTACGATCGGGAATGGATATTTAGGAACACGGGGGAGCTTTGAAGAAGGATTTCCTGGCGATCAGTCCGCAACTTTAATTCACGGGATGTTTGATAATGCTCCGATCGTGCAAACGGAATTAGTCAACTGTCCAAATTGGTTGCCTTTGGTCATCAAGTTAGACGGTGAAAAGTTTCAACTTGATCATGGAGCAATTCTCAACTACGAGCGACGCTTGAATTTGAAAGCAGGCTTGCTGACGCGCACGGTGCAATGGCGTAGTCCAAGCGGTCATCACTTTGCATTTCGATTTGAGCGGTTTTGTAGTCTGTCTGATCGACATGTCATGGCAATGCGGGTGCAGGTTACCTCGATCGACTTTTCCGGTTCAGTAGAAATCGAGGCTGGATTTGAAGCGCATCCGACGACGGTGACCATTCCGCATTGGATGACCCTGAAAACGGGCAGTCTGAACAATTTAATGTGGTTATCGACCCAGACGTTGCATACTGGGCTGCAATTAGGACTAGCCGCAAAACTAACCGTCACGAAAGCTGATGAAACGATTCCAGTTCGTGATCACGCGAACACATTAATGGCTGCAACGACGATCGCACCGAATCAAACTGTGATTGCTGAAAAAGTCGTTTCGATCTATACCTCGCGTGATATAGAATTTCCGCTGACGGTAGCACTTCGACGGCTAGCAAAGTCGCCCAGTTATCAAACGCTCTTTGCAGCACATCTGCTGGCTTGGGGAATCACTTGGCAGAACAGTGATGTGGTCATTGAAGGCGATTTAACAGCGCAGATTAGTATTCGCTACAATCTTTTTCAACTCATGATTGCAGCTCCGCGTCACGATAATCGTGTGAGCATTCCTGCAAAAACGCTGTCGGGCTTTGCATACCGAGGGCACGTTTTTTGGGACACAGAGATTTTTATCGTGCCGTTTTTTGCCTTGACGCAGCCCGCGATCGCAGAAAATCTTCTGACCTATCGCTACAACACGTTAGCAGGGGCACGCCGGAAAGCGAGAGAAGCTGGCTATCAAGGTGCAATGTATGCCTGGGAGAGCGCAGCAACAGGCGATGAAGTGACGCCGCGATGGGTTCCGGGTGCGAAAGGAGAATTGATTCGGATTTGGTGTGGTGACATTGAACATCACATTACTGCGGATGTTGCTTATGCGGTTTGGCAATACTGGCAGATCACAGGCGATCACGATTGGATGAGGAACTGTGGAGCAGAGATTCTCATTGAAACGGCAAAGTTCTGGGCAAGTGCTGTCAAATGGACGGGGAGACGCTATGAGCTTTTAGATGTGATTGGTCCTGATGAAAATCATGAGCATTGCAACAATAATGCGTTTACGAATGCAATGGCGCAATTTAATTTACGCTCTGCGCGAATCGTGTGGGATTGGCTCGCGAAATCGTATCCGGAAACAGCATTGCGATTGCGTCAGAAGTTAAATTTGACTCTAGAGGAGCTTAAAACTTGGGGTACGATCGCGCAATCTCTAACAATTTATCCTGACCCTGAAACCAAGCTGATCGAGCAGTTTGACGGGTTCTTCGATTTGATCGATGTGAATCTTCAAGAGTACGAACCGCGATCTCAATCGATGCAAGCATTATTAGGCATTGAACCGACCAATCAGCGTCAGATTCTCAAGCAGCCTGATGTGTTGATGATGTTGTATCTCTTGCGGCAGCAGTTTGATCATGAGACGTTGCAGGCAAACTGGAATTACTATGTGCCGCGTACTGACCATACCTATGGTTCATCTCTGGGACCAGCCGTCCATGCGATTTTAGCGTGTGGTTTGTCTTACGTGGATGAAGCGTATCAGCATTTTATGCGAGCAGCATTAGTGGATCTCGAAGATGTGCGAGGCAATGCTTCAGAAGGAATTCATGCGGCTTCGGCGGGCGGGCTTTGGCAATCGATCGTGTTTGGATTTGCAGGAATTCGCTTAACAGACTTAGGTCCTGTCGCTTGTCCGAGTTTGCCTGCTCATTGGACAAGATTGAAGTTCCGCCTCTGTTGGCAAGACCAATGGTATGAATTCGATTTGTCGCAGACAGGTGTGCTGTGTGAAGCGGTTGAGCAATCGATGCAGAGCCATTTTGCTTCTACGTAA
- a CDS encoding ChaB family protein, whose protein sequence is MSYQSNRELPDSVRDRLSEPAQHFYRVAFNSALQWYGEESKAHQIAWSAIRSQAFSPNSEIAEVL, encoded by the coding sequence ATGTCGTACCAAAGTAATCGTGAACTACCGGATAGTGTTCGCGATCGCCTTTCTGAACCGGCTCAACACTTTTATCGAGTAGCATTTAACTCTGCACTTCAATGGTATGGAGAAGAGTCTAAAGCTCATCAAATTGCTTGGAGCGCGATTAGAAGCCAAGCATTCAGCCCAAATAGTGAAATTGCTGAAGTCCTGTAA